The genomic window GCATCCGCTTGGCTGAAAAAGGCCTCCGTCATGTAGATTACGGCGTAAAACGAGCGCATCCGCAAACAGCCCTATGGCTTGGGCTGGGAAACTCAGCCGCGCTACTGTGATTTGGGCGGGTGGAAAAGCCGGCGCCGAATCGGCGTCGCGGGTTTGCTGGTTGGTTTGTCATGACCTCACCTTGGGAGCCGTATGCATGCACAGTGCCTGACAGGCACCTGTACCGTCATGGATGTAATCCATCACGTTACGCACACGGATTCAGCACTGCGTATTGTGGAAGATGGCAAGGTTAGTCGCAGGCTGATCTACGACGAATGCTCACTTAATGATTCGAGAACAACGGTGGTTTGGCTCTCGCCGAACCGATGGTACTGGGGCTCACGCTACGGAAGCGTAGAGTTCACATTCGATTTCAAAGATTTGGTCAAAGGCCGAAAAATATATTGGGTAGAGGTTCAGACCGGTTATAGGCCCCACGCTTGCCGGTTCCTGATCACAGATCAGGACGTCAAAGACCTTCCCGTGCAACGATGCTTCCCGAGAGGAAGGGCCACTGCGCTGCGTCGATGGGCTCTGGTACTGGAATCACAACCACACAGGTGAGTTTCTGCTGGAGTCCACCCTTTGGCTTGGGGATTGTCGCAAAGTCGATTTCATCAGGCATCATGCAGAATTTTGCTCAATTGGCGGCTGCAGTGAACAAGGAAGGAAGGCGTCAGCGCCGCAGGACCCCTGAAGAGTGAGACTCTGGCGATTTAATTAGCTCCTCGCGTGGCGATTTGTGGTTCACTCTATCGAGATATCCAATGTACCATCTATCGATTGAGTGATTGAGTCGTTTGCTCCCTGGAAGTTCTGTGTCGATCTTGCATCGGCCGGATGCGCATTCGCAGCTGTCGCCTTCTGGTTGGGGACATCATTTGTCGCAATGAGATGGCTGTGCTGGAAGCCACAGGCAGCAGGGCAGGCTGAACGCCATCGCGGTTCGGTGTGCCGCCGCTGCTGCACTTCTAACAGCCCTGAGCGTATTGATTGGGGCGCGGTGAGACTAAGTTATGAGCGAAGGAATGAAGGCCCAACTGCCAATCATGACGCCATTCGAGCTAACGCTCGAAAGCGAGATGAGCGTTGAAGTTCAGCGGTTCACGGTTGGCTCTTCCAGTGATACGGAATGACGTACGAGCGGGGACCGACGTGGACGACTTCCGTGGTGGTCGAATGGACCCGGAAGCTAAAGCGCGGATACCGCTAAGCCTTCAAACGCGGCAGCTCAGCCTATCGGCTGACGCGCAAAGCAGCGGTATCGATCCATTTGCCGATGTTCTTATGGCCCTCATGACCGACATAGTCGTAGATCGGGGTCACGCCTGAGAGCGGCTGCACCCAGCCCTCGCTCAGAGCCTGCATGTATTTCGGAAGCGGGACAGGTAGGGTAAATTTATTGTATTTTTCCACTGCCTCTCCCAGGTCATCTGACCATACTGCTCCACCTTCCGCAGCACCTTTTCGTAAAGGTAGTAGAGACCGCGCTTCGGGCAGCCAATGCCCACGTAGTCCAGCGTGGGCATCAGCCAACCGGCGCGTGTGGTGGGCCAACCCATTGATGTGGAAGGCGAGCAGCCCCTTCTTATCGATGATCGGACGGGCGATTTCATATCTAACCCAAGGCCGGCTCCAGGTGTAGGTGCCGACCAGAACGCAGACTACGGAGGCGTGCGCCCTGCGGTCGTAGAACTGCCGCTTGTCCTCGCGCCCGGGGCAATTGATCTTCCAGGCGTTGCGCACATTGTTGACGCGCATGATGTCGGCGTAGTCGAAGGAGAAGGAGCCCTTCCGCTTGACCGGCGTCGGCACATAGGCGCATCCCGGCTTCGCCGGTGCCGCGGGCGAAGCGATCAAATCCGCAAACCGAGGATTAAACGCGGAACGCACCAGACAACGCGCTTGGCGGAGGCGAGGAGGGCTGTCCAATCATGCCGAGTAACCCCGTCAGAGCGTTTTGCGGAGGTGGAGCTGGGGCAGGTGGAGGACTGAAAAGAGATCCAATATAGCGCGACAATCTGGTTGGGAAGCACTTTCATCATGATTGCCGCGCGGCAATCCAAATTCGGCGCCACGCAGCAGAGAGCCAAGCTGCGGCTCCGGGGTCGGCAGCGTCGAATTGCCGAGGAGTGCGTTCACCAGGGCATTCTTGTCATAAGAGCTTGTCATAAAGTTGCCTTGCGATCACCACAGCCAACACCAGGACCACGCCGAGCGGTCCGTAGAATCCCAAGACCGACCAGCTATAGAACGCAGACCAATATGGCGAAACCGGGTTAGCCTTGTTGCCCATGTCGAAAGCGGGCTGGGCGTCCCAGCCTTCCGCGCGGACCTCATCAAACCGGCGCCGAAATCGGCGCTCCAGCTGTAGGTAACGTCCGTCCAGGAACGCGAACGCGAAGATCGGCACCAGCGACAGCAGCGCGACGATCGGCCGCTGCAGGGAGATGGCGAAGCCCGCGATAGCGACAGAGATGGACACGCAGTAATTCTTCAGGGTCGCGCACTGTGCAGCCATGCGCGTCACGACAGACTGCAACATCTCCAAATGCTTGAGCCGCAGATCCGCTATCTTGTCGGCCGAAAGGGGCATGGCCGGATACTAGAATGAAAACGGGACCGCAAACAACGAACGGAACCCGGTTTTCCCAGGTTATCCCCGCGCGGGAATGTTGCCTTGTCTCCAGCAGATTGGAATGAGAGGGGGCCCAGGAGCGTTCGCGATCTTCGCCAAGCTGTCGGCGCCGGTGTAAATCTAACCATGGAAGTCACCAAGGACATCGCAGCCAAGAGTGGCTGCTCGTTTGTAACGTCAACTGCTTTGAAACCCATTGTTTCGTGGCTGGCCAAATCAGCAAGATTAAGGGCTGGACCGCAGGGTGATTCACATCAAAGTACCGGCGCCGCGCCGGGTTAAATGCGCGGCGTTTATTGTCTCAGCTGCAATCCCCTACCTGGATCAAATTCGCCGATTTGCCCTAAGTAGGGTTAACGCCCTTCTGTTTCACCCAGTTCAGAAACCCATCGATATCGTCGGTCAGCTCCGGGGAATGAGCGTACGCGTCAAGCTCAACCGCGGCCCTTCGGACGACTGAGATCACGAACCCTTCCATACCTGCCCGGTCAAGGCTGCGTGCGTTGAGGGTTGACGATGTCCCGTGCAGGATGCGCGACCGATCACGGACAATGCGGCGTGCAAATTGCCGTGCGTTGATCAGGGAGCCCGGGTTTATGGGGTCCTCCGCTCCCAGTCCAAAGAACGCACTCAGAATCTCCAGCATGCGCTGCTCGCTGCCTCTGGTGCTTTCCGAGCCTAGAAGGACCTCCAAGGCCGTTCGAGCTTCGCTATTGCAATAGTGTCGATAGATTCGGCGCGAGCCTGATGCAACCAGTACGCGGCGTCGCACCGAGCACGTTCAAGCGTCGGCAGGCGGAATGAGCCAGACGCAAACGAACGCACGATATTTCCGACAGCCGCAATGACACGAGCGGCTTTCCGCAGAATGTCCTCTAGCGTTCCGCGGCCGATCGCCAGCCCGAGCTCTTTGCGCGTCCATCCGCACTATGATAGCCGCCAGCTTCCGACACAGTTCGCTTTTCGAATGTTCCCCGTCGCGCATCAAGTCGCGCCATGCTGCTCGTATCAAAAAGCGGGGCGGAGAGTTGAGGCACCACGATGGCCAGATCGACTGCAAGCTCGGCGATTTCTTCGGCGCGTCTCTGCTCGCATCCATCCACGGAGACGACGCGTGCCAACCAATCGGCATCGCCGTCGCGCATCCATTGCAAGAGATCATCAAATCCTCGGCGGTCTAAGACAATTTCGCCGTCGCCGTGGGGCCAGAAGTCGCTCGTCTTCACGATCAATGTACTCGAACGTAATCGGCGCCCGATCTCGAAGCGAGGCGCCGCCGTTCGTATAATCAGGCACGGCACGAAGACACGCCGGGACGAGGCCTTGCCGGCAAACCAGCGTGCGAAGTGCGCGACTAGCTCCTCAGCGTCGATGCCTGCAATCCTCGACGGTTCGCGCTCGACGTAACGTTCAATGAAGCTAAACAACTCGGTCTGGACATCCGCATAGGTCGACCCTCGCTCCATTGCGGGGAGCCGGTCCAAAAGGCAGTCGGTGAGATCGGCAAATGCCTGATGACCTGGCATCCGGATTGAAGTGATGCCGCCTGCCGCTTCTCTTACGTGCCGAGACCTTCCTTGCGTAAGAACTCTTGGGTCATGCTCTCAAACGGCAATGGGCGCTGCTCAAGGTGGCTCGCAATCGTTCGCAGCAGACCGACTTCCCGCGGCAGCGTTTCCGGCATACGACGGTTCTCTCCTCAGAGGACAACATCTTGAGATGACATGCGCTAAGTCGCGGGCGGCGAACTAAATTCGATTTCAGTCACCAGGGCAAAGTTGCCAATCGGAAGAGGGGCCAATAACTGCGCCAACTCAACCCCCGATCGGGCACTCCCTGCCTCGCATTGTTCCGTGATCATTTTGGTGACGCCATCCGCCATCCGACCTAACACGCTCTCCAGTGTTCCAAGCACGGTGTCGATATCCAACGACCAGTCGAATGCCGTAAAGATAAACTGGCTGACCGGCGGACGGATCGGGTGCAAGAACGGGTTGCCAAGCTCAAACAGGGCTTTGCCCTCAGGAACGCTACCCGATGATATGGTTACGAAGCTGCCGCCTAAAAGGTTCGGCGGATCGCTCCCCAGGCCTGAAATCAGAGCGAGGAGCATCGGAACGATTGCCGCTGTGACAAGCTTCCGGTTCTGGTAAAGTGGCACGGCAAGCGCAACCGTTGCCGGCCCGAGCAGGAAGTGCACGAACTGCGCACCGGCAAAGTAGGTGGAATACGAAGTGCCGGTCAGGACGAGAAACAAGGCGATGATCCACATCGCATGCAGGACAGGGTTGGCTAGCGGATGACGGCGCGTCGCAGCCGATACAGCATCTGTGGTCGTGTACACCAGCAGTGTGACCGTCAGCCAAAGAAGCGGTGACTGTGAGAGAAAGACCCACAGTGAGAACGGGTTCTCCATCAGCTGGTGCCTTATTGCCTCATCAGGCGACTGGTCAGCCTGAATGTTAGAACAGTCACGAGCAAGGTCACGATAACAGATAGCGCGAGAATCAATATGATGGCGATACCGTGCGCAGCGAGCAAATCGAGCTTCTGCACAACGCCAACGCCAGCCGGCACGAATAGCAGTGACAAATGCTTAAGCATTCCATGGCTGGCATACTCGACACCATTGCCCCCAAGCGGGCCGCGGGCGACCACTCCAAAGCGGTCGCGAGCAAGCAGCAGAATCAGCAGGAACACGAGCCCGAGCACGGGGCCCGGCAGCGGCAGCCCGAGAAGCCGTACGACGACTTCGCCGGTCAATTGGCAGAGAAGAATGATGCTTAGAGACGCGATCATGGAAGTCTTTGCTACTGACTGCATCAAGCTGCCGAATTCATGCTTGTCAACCGCCGATCGGCTGGGCAGTTACGCGACTATCGCTCGGCCGCAATGGCGTCAACCAAACAGTCTCGGCTTTTGGGGGCGTGCCGGGTCCGCTTCTTTATGGCCGCTCGCGTCAGGGCCAGCCCGTCCGGATCTGCAACCCTCGGCAGGCTCTGCGTGTTTTGTCGATTCGGCGGG from Bradyrhizobium zhanjiangense includes these protein-coding regions:
- a CDS encoding TIR domain-containing protein, giving the protein MPTPVKRKGSFSFDYADIMRVNNVRNAWKINCPGREDKRQFYDRRAHASVVCVLVGTYTWSRPWVRYEIARPIIDKKGLLAFHINGLAHHTRRLADAHAGLRGHWLPEARSLLPLRKGAAEGGAVWSDDLGEAVEKYNKFTLPVPLPKYMQALSEGWVQPLSGVTPIYDYVGHEGHKNIGKWIDTAALRVSR
- a CDS encoding LrgB family protein, which codes for MMENPFSLWVFLSQSPLLWLTVTLLVYTTTDAVSAATRRHPLANPVLHAMWIIALFLVLTGTSYSTYFAGAQFVHFLLGPATVALAVPLYQNRKLVTAAIVPMLLALISGLGSDPPNLLGGSFVTISSGSVPEGKALFELGNPFLHPIRPPVSQFIFTAFDWSLDIDTVLGTLESVLGRMADGVTKMITEQCEAGSARSGVELAQLLAPLPIGNFALVTEIEFSSPPAT
- a CDS encoding CidA/LrgA family protein — protein: MIASLSIILLCQLTGEVVVRLLGLPLPGPVLGLVFLLILLLARDRFGVVARGPLGGNGVEYASHGMLKHLSLLFVPAGVGVVQKLDLLAAHGIAIILILALSVIVTLLVTVLTFRLTSRLMRQ